The Vibrio agarivorans genome contains the following window.
CAAGTACTGAAAGCATGATCCAAAATGCATCATCCGGTCGTGACTGATGCCAATACAGCCAAGTACAAGCTGAGATAATGAGTATCGCACCGACAAAGTAACGAGCAACAATATCCGCAATCTCGGCAATGCGCGGTTTTGCAAGCTCTGCAGAGTCTTGTAGACGGACGATATTGTTGATCACCGAGTTATGTTTATCAGCTGTGACTTCGAGATCAAACGACTCATCACCGTTAAGTGTTCCCGCGTATACGGCATCATTTTGCTGCTTAGTCACTTGTAAAGATTCACCGGTAAGCATCGACTCATCAATCAGAATATTAATGTCAGCAAGAACTTTACCATCTGCGGGAATATGCTCGCCGGGAAGAACACGAATTCTATCGCCTGGCTTCAGTGTTTTGACGGGCACTTCCTCACCGTCAAGCGTGTGTGCAATCGCGGGTATCAGCTTAAGTAAATTACCACTGGCGGCAGCGGCTTTTCTTCTTGCACGCATCTCTAAGAAACGACCAACCAACAAGAAAAAGGTAAACATTGAGATGGACTCAAAGAAGACCTCGCCCTTTTCTTGAACCGTCGCGACGACACTCGCAACATAGGCAAATATAAGCGCTAGAGAAACGGGGACATCCATCCCCAAGGTTAAGCTTTTCAAGCTGCGCCATGCGTTGAGATAAAAGGGCAGCGCAGAATAGAGGAGTACGGGCGTAGCGAAGATCAGGCTGACCCAGCGGAAAAAGTGTTTGAACTCTTCTTCTAGATCACCAAACACCTCTAGATATAAGGCGACTGCGAGCATCATCACCTGCATCGTCGCCAGTCCGGCAATCCCTAAACGATATAGGTATTGCTTCATGGAACGATGATAAGCAGCTTCGTGCTTATCTGCTTCAAATGGAGCCGCTTTGTATCCCAGTTGATGAATTATCGCCAAAATTTCACTCAACTGAGTTTGGGTATCATCCCACGACAGAGCAGCGCGTAACGTCGTTGTGTTAACACTTATTGAAAGTACGCCGTTATGTGCAGCGACTTGCTTTTCAATCAGCCATGCACAGGCCGCGCAAGAAACGCCCTCTAGTGACAATGTCACATCTGAAGCATGTTCAGAATGACGAACAAATTCTGATTGAACCTCTTTGTTGTCATAGTGAATCAAGCTTTTCAGCTGTTCCGGTACCAGTTCGACACGTTCAGCAGGCGCTGTTCTAAATTGGTAATAGGAGACAAGGTCACTGTCTACGATGGTTTGTGCGACGGTTTCGCATCCTAGGCAACACATCGTTCGGATGTCGCCTAAGATCTCGACTTTAAAATTCGTGTTGTCTGGTACAACTTCACCGCAGTGGTAACACGATTTACACATAAAGAGTCTTCGCTAAATGGTTGGTTTTGGGTCTTGATGAATGTTCTTGATACGAGTCAACGGTAGCTTAATTCGTTAGTGGAACAGCTTGTTCGAGCGGGAAAGATACACGCCCCTGAATTAACCACTGTTCATCATGAGGTGTTACTTCAACGAACCAAGGGCCAGAGATTTCTGCTGGAGGGGTAAATCGATAGGTGCCTTGTGCATCAGCTGTCACCAGCATTTCAAAATCTTGGTCTGGCAGAGTTCGATGTGCATACATGACCTTTAAAGCAGGGAAGTGGCTTAGTTGGCCTTGCTTAAGGCTTAATATCATTTGTTGATCGCTTTGCGAGATATTCGCCGTTAAACCCAGCTCTTTCGCTTTGTTTACTTTCGAAAGGTCGATATTAATACCTTTCCCTTTTTTATAGTAATCCTCGGTCACTAAGTCGACAGAGTTCTGTGAGAAGATGATTACAGTGATGATAGTCCATACAACGACAGTACCTGGAAGAATAATAAGGAACCACGGCCAGAACTGCTTATACCAAGGCTTTTCCATAAAAAAGTTCTCTAAAAGAAATGAAAGTGTGGGATAAAATCTAAAGGAAATACAGCCCCTTAGATAGGGGCTGTTATAGATTTGTTACGTTTTAATTATCGCTGTTGCTCAAACTCCAAACATACGCAGAAACGAGCTGAACCTTCTCTTCACCGAGAATGTCTTTCCACGCAGGCATGACGCCCGAACGTCCATTCATAACTGTTTCTGTAACGTCTGCTCTCGAGCCGCCGAACAACCAGTTTTGGTCCGTAAGGTCAGGCGCACCTACTGCAGGGTTACCTTTACCATCCGTACCATGACAAGCTGCACAAACAACGAAGCGCGCTTTGCCAGCTTCCGCTTCTTTTGCATTGACAGAGCGTCCTGACAAACTCAGTGTGTAAGAAACCACTTCTTGAACACCGTCTTCACCAAGAGCGTCTTTCCAACCTGGCATCTGACCAATACGACCTTCCATAATCGTAGTGACAATCGCTTGCGGCTCACCGCCATACAACCATGCGTTGTCCGTTAGGTTAGGGAAGCCTTTTTGGCCGCGAGCATCCGAACCATGGCACTGTGAGCAGTTTTGCAAGAAGAGGCCTTGACCTGCTTTCAGCGCCTCAGAATCCATCGCGATTTGTTCGAGAGGCTTAAGACCTGAACCGTCCGCTTGGTTCGCAAGTTGACTGAACTTCTCACCAAAGTAGCTATCAGCGTCATCCAACTCTTTTGCATATTGCACTAGCTGCTTGTCAGCTTGAGCGCGGGCAATTGAGGCTCTTGACTCTTCAATAGACTTCACCGTTTGATCTGAACTTTGCCAGCCCAAAAGGCCTTTATAGTTGCCTAAACCAGGGTAGAGGGCTAAATAAACCGCAGCAAAGATGAACGTACTAACAAAAAGGTAAAACCACCACTTAGGCAAAGGGTTGTTGAGCTCACGAATACCATCATATTCATGCCCCATATCTTGGCCTTCTTCGACACCCATCTTGTCCTTTTGACACCAGAACAAGATCACTGCACAGCCAACCAACGTGCCAATCGTGATGATAATGATCCATAAACTCCAAAAAGTAGTCATTATTTCTTCACTCCTTGTTCTGATTGCTCTGATGTTGCTTCTTTGTCTTTGATAGGCTCGTCAGCAAAAACTAAGTTTGCTGCTTCTTCGAAACGAGACTTACGACTCTTTCCGTATGCCCACCAGACGACACCGATGAAGCTAACAAAGAGCACTATGGTCCATATACTGTGAATAGTACCAATATCCATAATGACTCCTATTTCATCGCGTGGCCGAGAGATTGAAGGTAAGCAATGATGGCATCCATCTCTGTTTTACCTTGAACATCACTCTGTGCGTTGGCAATTTGCTCGTCAGTGTAAGGTACGCCAAATTGATTCTTAAAGATCTCTAGTTTCTTTTGCGTCAATTTGCCGTCTAACACGTTCTCTTCTAGCCAAGGAAACGCGGGCATGTTGGACTCTGGTACTAGCTCGCGAGGGTCAAGAAGGTGAACGCGATGCCATTCATCAGAGTAACGACCGCCAACACGGGCAAGATCAGGACCAGTACGTTTTGAACCCCAAAGAAATGGATGTTCCCATACATGCTCACCCGCAACAGAGTAGTGGCCGTAGCGCTCTGTTTCAGAACGGAAAGGGCGAATCATTTGTGAGTGACAGACGTTACAGCCCTCACGAATGTAGATATCTCGTCCTTCCATCTCTAATGCAGTGTAGGCACGCAGGTTGTCTACGGGCTCAGTGGTTTGCTTTTGGAAAATCAGCGGCGTGATCTCCACCAACGCACCCAAGCTAATGGCAAAAATAATCAAAATAGCCATCAAGCCGACGTTTTTTTCCACGATTTCGTGGCGATTGTTAGAATTTGAACTCATTCTACGATCTCCTTATGCCGGCTGAGGTTGAGCTTTTAGGCTGCCTTGAGGAGCGACAACGGTTTTATAAACGTTGTAAGCCATCAAGAACATACCTGCGAGGAAGATAAAGCCACCAATGAAGCGCACCGTGTAGAACGGGTAAGAGGCTTGTACAGATTCAACAAAACTGTAGGTTAGCGTGCCATCTGAGTTTACTGCACGCCACATCAGACCTTGCATAACACCGGAGATCCACATTGCAACAATGTAAAGAACCGTACCAATCGTAGCGAGCCAGAAGTGCGTGTTGATTAGGCCAACAGAATACATGCGCTCTTGACCAAATAGGCGCGGAACGAGGTGGTAGATCGAACCAATGGAAACCATCGCAACCCAACCAAGCGCACCAGAGTGAACGTGTCCTACTGTCCAGTCTGTGTAGTGCGACAGCGCATTCACGGTCTTGATCGACATCATTGGCCCTTCAAACGTTGACATGCCGTAGAAAGACAATGACACGATGAGGAAGCGCAAAATAGGGTCGTAACGCAATTTATGCCATGCGCCAGATAGAGTCATAATACCGTTGATCATACCGCCCCATGAAGGAGCAAACAGAACCAAAGACATCACCATACCAAGAGATTGGGTCCAATCGGGTAGTGCAGTGTAGTGCAGATGGTGAGGACCTGCCCAAATGTAGAGCGATACAAGGGCCCAAAAGTGAACAATGGATAGACGATAAGAGTAAACCGGGCGTTCAGCTTGCTTAGGGACAAAGTAATACATCATACCTAGGAAGCCTGCAGTAAGAAGGAAGCCTACCGCATTGTGTCCATACCACCACTGAACCATGGCATCAACAGCACCAGAGTATATGGAATAAGATTTACCGTAAGAGACAGGGATTGCCATACTATTAACGATGTGAAGCACCGCAACGGTCAGGATAAATGCCCCGAAGAACCAGTTTGCCACATAAATATGTGACGTCTTACGTTTTACAAGAGTTCCAAAGAAGACTATTGCGTATGCTACCCATACAAGAGTAATTGCAATATCGATAGGCCATTCTAGCTCAGCGTACTCTTTACCAGAGGTGTAACCTAAAGGTAAAGATATGGCTGCTGCTAGGATAATGGCTTGCCATCCCCAGAAGGTGAATGCGACCAGAGGGCCACCAAATAGACGAGTTTGACAAGTACGCTGCACGACATAATACGAAGTCGCGAACAATGCACTAGTACCAAACGCAAATATTACCGCATTAGTATGCAATGGACGTAAACGACTGTACGTCAACCACGGCGTATCAAAGTTTAGCTGTGGCCAAACTAATTGAGCGGCAATCAAAACACCAACAGCCATACCAACAATACCCCATAGCACGGTGACTAGGGTAAATTGACGAACGACCGTATAGTTGTAGTTTTGTTCAAGCTGCTTTTCTTGGCTCATTTACATGCTTCCAATTTCAAAATATACCAAGTGACATCCGTTCTCATCCCTGAGTTGTATTGCTAAGCACTATGAAGCGGAATCTATACTTACCAGCTTTAACGCGATTAGCGATATTAATAAGAGACAGTGAACTTCAACCTACTGTAATCGGTATAAACTACACTTTACTTCCAACACGACTTGCGTCGTAATACCACCAAAATCATTTGGGGGAAGAGAGCCTTAAAGTGTAACTTTGACCACCTTCCCTGATGATTTTTATAAAAGTGATATTTTCGTTGGCAACTATACTGCAATTAACATTTCAATGACAGGGCAGTAACCTTGCCGTTAGTCGGGAATAGATCATTTATTTCAAAACTTTGAAGTTTGTTACATGGGGTAAACAAGGCAATGGCAGCAGAAAAGCTTACTAAAGGCCGTATTGGTCAGATTTTGGTCATGATGACCTTACTCATTAGTGCGTTTTGGTGGCGAACCTTTGAACACAACGATACTGGTTCAAAGATAGTTAGTTGTGATATCGGTTCTACGTGTCACATTCATGAAATGTTAACAAATGTTCAACTTAGGGTCGAAAATAATGTATTGGTGTTGGATGGGGTGACTTCAGGTTGGCGCGTCACCGTAAAAAATGCACTGCCAATGCATTCTAATGATTCAAGCATTACTTTCGATTTACCCAGCACTGAACAAGATCAGCTAGAGCTCGTGTTTATGAACAAGTCTCAGTCGCAAAACATCAGAGTAATGATTGACTTAGACTAATGATTTGCGAGTAAACTTAATTTACTATACGTACAACGACCATTTTAAAGAAGAATTAAGCTGCTTTATGAGTGGCAGATCGTAATGAAGTTTATTACCAGTATAAGTCACTTAATCTCTCCGGAGCTTGCTGTCCAAGAACTAAAATCACAGCTGCCGAGCAGAGCTCCCTCTAGTCTCATCTGTTATTACACACAGGACTATTCTGCTGACGATCTTAAAGCGGCCTACACGCAACATTTCCCAAATATCCCTCTAATTGCATGCTCTACATGTCGCGGTGTGATAAGTGATAAAGGCACCCATTTTGGAACCGTTATTGGTCTTATGGCTATCTATGATGAAAGCCCGTCGGTGTTTGGAACGGCGATAGCAGAGGTGGGCAAAGAACAAAATGTGGCCCAACAAACCAAGAAGGCGTTAGATGATGCGTTAATTGAGCTTGATAGAGTGGGAGAGTTACCATCCTTTATTTTATGCCATCCGACCCCGGGGATTGAAGAACAGGTCGTTTCGGCGATTGATGACTACTTTCAATCCCCCGTTCCCATTGTTGGAGGCAGCGCTTCTGATAATCACATCAAAGGACAGTGGTCACTGTTTAGCGAAGAGTTGACGGCAGATAAAGGGGTCGTAATGATGTTATTTTATACAGAGACCAAGTGCACACATTCTTTTAGCGCAGGATATACTGAAACCGAGTTTGCTGGCACAGTAACCAAAGCTTGCGGTCGAAATTTAATTGAAATAGATGGCCAGCCAGCACAGGAAGTTTATAGAAAGTGGATTGCTGAACATGCGCAAGTGAACGTACCTATTCATTTTGAGTTTGACCTTGTAACCCAGTATTCACTCGGGCGCAAAGTTGGGGAAGTCTTTAATCAGAGCTACTTCAAACTCTCACACCCGATTCGTGTGAGTAGTAAGGAAGGAGCAATCTTGTTATTTACTGACATTGGCAAGGGTGACACTGTCACGCTAATGGATGGAAATCGTCAGGAAATGATCGTCAGGCCAGCGCGCGTAGTAAAAGACGTCTCGCTAGGAAAGCCTGATGAATTTAGCCCTTTAAGCGCGATCTTAGTGATATGTGCTGGTCCAATGTTGTACTTAAAGGATGACATTAATGAACTTCAACAACACTTAGTTAAAGCGATAGGACCGACACCATTCCTCTCACCGTTCACTTTTGGCGAGCAGGGGCGGTTTGTTGGCGGGGAGATCGCGCATGCAAACTTGATGGTGACATCGGCAGTGTTTCATCATTAGATTTGAAAAGAAAGGACGCAAAAGGATGTCAAATAGGGACCAAGAACAACTGAGAGAAGCGTTGTTTGAGTTAAACCGAAGTCGTGAAAGAGAGGCCATGCTCTTAAAAGAGAATGCCGCGATACTCGATGCGATTTCTTCGATAACGGGGTCGGCTAATAAAGAGCAGATTTTTCAGGAACTGCGTAAAGTTCTGTCTTTATACATCGACTTTGATGAATTCTTGGTGCTGAGTAAAAACAAAACCCAAAATAGTTACACTTGTTTACTCACCACTAATCCCAAGTTAAGTTCAATTCAGTGGCACGACGGCCCTAAATTCTCTCGCGTTCTCGATGGCGAAACTATCGTTCTGTTTGATGCGACTCGTATTGCTGAAATCAAAACACTCAATCTTTGTGTCGAACCGAAAATCCGCTCAGCACTATTGGTGGGTGTTTGCAGCGAGTTGTCCGACGCTGTCATTCTGTTACTGGGTAACAAAGTAGGGCAGTTTTCACTCAATACCAAAGAAACCCTGACCCGTTTCAGACCGTTATTGGAAAGGGCGGTCTTTGACATTGAACACAAAGAGCAGCTAACACGCCTTGTGCAGCAGCGTACGATTGAGTTGGAGCTTGCTAAGAAAAAAGCCATCGAAGCGAACGAGGCAAAATCAAAATTCTTGGCTATGATGAGCCATGAATTTAGAACGCCTCTGAACTCAGTTCTCGGTTACATCGATGTACTTTCTAATCAGTTAAATTGCGCCGAATCGCAGCAAATCCTATCCCAAATGACGACATCTGCAGAGATGTTGCTCGCCTTAATTGGCGACATTCTCGAAGTGACACAGATTGAACGTGGTAAATTTCCTCTCAACCGCCGTTGGATAAACCTTGAGAAAGCAATCAACAACAGTTTGGCTTATCATCAGTCTTTGGCGGAGAACAAAGGGCTAGATTTTAGTGCGCATGTTGATACCGACAACAGCCATGATGTGTTTATGGACTCCAGCCGTTTGTCGCAAATTATTTTCAATATTGTCGGCAACGCGGTGAAATTTACCGATTCAGGTAAGATAGATATGCGTAGTTGGTTAGAACGCGATGTAATGGTGATTAACGTCCGAGATACTGGTATCGGCATTGCACAATGTAATATAGAAAAACTCTTCACGCCGTTTGTCCAAGCAGATTCAAGTATCACACGTAAGTTTGGCGGTTCGGGATTGGGGCTTAGTATCACCAAACATATCGTTGAACAGATGGGCGGGGAAATTGAGTTAAGCTCGAAGGTCAACGAAGGTACTTCAGTTACAATCAGAATACCTCTGCAAACACGTCGAGCAGATAATCTCGTTACAACGAACCCTCATAAACATGTTATTGCCAATGGCAAGCACGTACTAGTGGTAGAAGACACCAAAACCAACCAAGTTGTCGCGAAACTCATCCTGGAGAACAACGGTTTTAAAGTGTCGACACTCGATAACGGTGCATTGGCCGTAGATTACATGAAAAAAACTGCTGAGAAGGTTGATGTTGTTCTTATGGATCTTTCAATGCCAGTCATGGATGGTATTACCGCAACGAAGAAGATTAGAGAGTTTAATCAACACACACCGATCGTGGCATTGACAGCCCATGCAGCATCAACAGACCGAAACCAATGTTTAACGTGTGGTATGGATGAGTTTGTGTGCAAACCAATCAGACAAAAAGAAATTTTGTCTGTCATTGATAACATCCTAGACGAAAACAAATCTAGCCAAGAGTGTTTAGAGCACTAATAATCAGTTAATGATCGTTAGATAATTAACTGATTATTAGGTATTTTATGGTAAATACAATTATGTTCAATTCAGTTCCGATGACAAAGGGCAAGGGGAAATGTATAGGTGTATGCTTTATCAATCGAACACTTAATTTAACATAATATACATAATACGCACTTAAAAATGGGTGAAATATAACGTAGTTCGGTTGTGTTTAACAACTTGATTGACCTATTAAAGATCATTAGCGACCAACTGCAGCCGGATAAACTTCTCAGTCTCTGTGTAACGAAATTTTTTACCTTGCACTAACCAGTGCTTTGATTGTTTGCAAAGTTGATGATCGCCTCGAGCGCTTACTCGTTTGATTCGTGCGTATTTGTGTGAGTGTTCCATTTCAATCATGACATCACAATACGTATTGTCTTCGAACGTATGCTTGCGCAGTGCTTTTTCAAGTTTGGTTTTGATCTTCCTCGCCGTGGCGTTATGCTCTGCATCATCGGCCCAAGCACCTTGAGTAAATACGAGTAATGTAATCATGATTGTGTTTAGTAACGCACGCATGTTGGGTTTCCTATCTTAAAACAACGCTTATAAAGTCTTTAAGATTCAATCTATCGCGTTTTTTAAACTGGCAGATAAGAAAAAACCTCGTGGTGTTAATCACTACGAGGTCTTCTGGAAATTTTGTGTTTACTTGTTATGGAGAACCGTGATGTTAGTCCATGAGTAACTTATTCAAGTCTTCTTTCAGTGAGCTGACGGTTTGTGTCGCTTTTTCACTGCGCGATGCTTCTGACAGCAAATATTCAATCGCATCAGACAATGTACAACCCAACTCATTTGCTCTAACCGACAGCTTTTCCCAAACGCGATAATCTAAGTCGATAGATTTTTTACGAGTGTGAAGCTGCTCTGCATTGTAGTGACGTTTTCTTTTGGCACGAATAGCTTG
Protein-coding sequences here:
- a CDS encoding FIST signal transduction protein; protein product: MKFITSISHLISPELAVQELKSQLPSRAPSSLICYYTQDYSADDLKAAYTQHFPNIPLIACSTCRGVISDKGTHFGTVIGLMAIYDESPSVFGTAIAEVGKEQNVAQQTKKALDDALIELDRVGELPSFILCHPTPGIEEQVVSAIDDYFQSPVPIVGGSASDNHIKGQWSLFSEELTADKGVVMMLFYTETKCTHSFSAGYTETEFAGTVTKACGRNLIEIDGQPAQEVYRKWIAEHAQVNVPIHFEFDLVTQYSLGRKVGEVFNQSYFKLSHPIRVSSKEGAILLFTDIGKGDTVTLMDGNRQEMIVRPARVVKDVSLGKPDEFSPLSAILVICAGPMLYLKDDINELQQHLVKAIGPTPFLSPFTFGEQGRFVGGEIAHANLMVTSAVFHH
- a CDS encoding FixH family protein translates to MEKPWYKQFWPWFLIILPGTVVVWTIITVIIFSQNSVDLVTEDYYKKGKGINIDLSKVNKAKELGLTANISQSDQQMILSLKQGQLSHFPALKVMYAHRTLPDQDFEMLVTADAQGTYRFTPPAEISGPWFVEVTPHDEQWLIQGRVSFPLEQAVPLTN
- the matP gene encoding macrodomain Ter protein MatP; its protein translation is MKYQQLENLECGWKWQYLIKKWKDGDNITRYIDTSEQKAAVEQLREMESVPTLVLEWIEEHMSEELDIKLKQAIRAKRKRHYNAEQLHTRKKSIDLDYRVWEKLSVRANELGCTLSDAIEYLLSEASRSEKATQTVSSLKEDLNKLLMD
- a CDS encoding heavy metal translocating P-type ATPase, whose product is MCKSCYHCGEVVPDNTNFKVEILGDIRTMCCLGCETVAQTIVDSDLVSYYQFRTAPAERVELVPEQLKSLIHYDNKEVQSEFVRHSEHASDVTLSLEGVSCAACAWLIEKQVAAHNGVLSISVNTTTLRAALSWDDTQTQLSEILAIIHQLGYKAAPFEADKHEAAYHRSMKQYLYRLGIAGLATMQVMMLAVALYLEVFGDLEEEFKHFFRWVSLIFATPVLLYSALPFYLNAWRSLKSLTLGMDVPVSLALIFAYVASVVATVQEKGEVFFESISMFTFFLLVGRFLEMRARRKAAAASGNLLKLIPAIAHTLDGEEVPVKTLKPGDRIRVLPGEHIPADGKVLADINILIDESMLTGESLQVTKQQNDAVYAGTLNGDESFDLEVTADKHNSVINNIVRLQDSAELAKPRIAEIADIVARYFVGAILIISACTWLYWHQSRPDDAFWIMLSVLVATCPCALSLATPTALTCATSRLGSLGILLRKNHVFETLCKVNHLVVDKTGTLTEGNIAIKDIQIETGFETQSCIDIAKTLESHANHPIANAFKGLDGLILPALHTENKIGQGIEGVISGFNVKIGSARYIGFECEQNETKANAVYLSIDNQHAATFYYQDPVRDESRDFIQHFIESGAKVTLLTGDTLHNAQPVAEKVGITEIVASASPEDKLEFLKSVKDSDITMMIGDGINDAPTLAGAHLSVAMGGGTDVAKASADLVLLGDKLDRVLKAKEHAIKTRKIIRENLAWSLGYNLVILPLAVAGLVAPYIAVLGMSASSVIVVTNSLRLLKNS
- the ccoO gene encoding cytochrome-c oxidase, cbb3-type subunit II; translation: MSSNSNNRHEIVEKNVGLMAILIIFAISLGALVEITPLIFQKQTTEPVDNLRAYTALEMEGRDIYIREGCNVCHSQMIRPFRSETERYGHYSVAGEHVWEHPFLWGSKRTGPDLARVGGRYSDEWHRVHLLDPRELVPESNMPAFPWLEENVLDGKLTQKKLEIFKNQFGVPYTDEQIANAQSDVQGKTEMDAIIAYLQSLGHAMK
- a CDS encoding cbb3-type cytochrome oxidase subunit 3, coding for MDIGTIHSIWTIVLFVSFIGVVWWAYGKSRKSRFEEAANLVFADEPIKDKEATSEQSEQGVKK
- a CDS encoding ATP-binding protein; amino-acid sequence: MSNRDQEQLREALFELNRSREREAMLLKENAAILDAISSITGSANKEQIFQELRKVLSLYIDFDEFLVLSKNKTQNSYTCLLTTNPKLSSIQWHDGPKFSRVLDGETIVLFDATRIAEIKTLNLCVEPKIRSALLVGVCSELSDAVILLLGNKVGQFSLNTKETLTRFRPLLERAVFDIEHKEQLTRLVQQRTIELELAKKKAIEANEAKSKFLAMMSHEFRTPLNSVLGYIDVLSNQLNCAESQQILSQMTTSAEMLLALIGDILEVTQIERGKFPLNRRWINLEKAINNSLAYHQSLAENKGLDFSAHVDTDNSHDVFMDSSRLSQIIFNIVGNAVKFTDSGKIDMRSWLERDVMVINVRDTGIGIAQCNIEKLFTPFVQADSSITRKFGGSGLGLSITKHIVEQMGGEIELSSKVNEGTSVTIRIPLQTRRADNLVTTNPHKHVIANGKHVLVVEDTKTNQVVAKLILENNGFKVSTLDNGALAVDYMKKTAEKVDVVLMDLSMPVMDGITATKKIREFNQHTPIVALTAHAASTDRNQCLTCGMDEFVCKPIRQKEILSVIDNILDENKSSQECLEH
- the ccoN gene encoding cytochrome-c oxidase, cbb3-type subunit I; the encoded protein is MSQEKQLEQNYNYTVVRQFTLVTVLWGIVGMAVGVLIAAQLVWPQLNFDTPWLTYSRLRPLHTNAVIFAFGTSALFATSYYVVQRTCQTRLFGGPLVAFTFWGWQAIILAAAISLPLGYTSGKEYAELEWPIDIAITLVWVAYAIVFFGTLVKRKTSHIYVANWFFGAFILTVAVLHIVNSMAIPVSYGKSYSIYSGAVDAMVQWWYGHNAVGFLLTAGFLGMMYYFVPKQAERPVYSYRLSIVHFWALVSLYIWAGPHHLHYTALPDWTQSLGMVMSLVLFAPSWGGMINGIMTLSGAWHKLRYDPILRFLIVSLSFYGMSTFEGPMMSIKTVNALSHYTDWTVGHVHSGALGWVAMVSIGSIYHLVPRLFGQERMYSVGLINTHFWLATIGTVLYIVAMWISGVMQGLMWRAVNSDGTLTYSFVESVQASYPFYTVRFIGGFIFLAGMFLMAYNVYKTVVAPQGSLKAQPQPA
- the ccoP gene encoding cytochrome-c oxidase, cbb3-type subunit III encodes the protein MTTFWSLWIIIITIGTLVGCAVILFWCQKDKMGVEEGQDMGHEYDGIRELNNPLPKWWFYLFVSTFIFAAVYLALYPGLGNYKGLLGWQSSDQTVKSIEESRASIARAQADKQLVQYAKELDDADSYFGEKFSQLANQADGSGLKPLEQIAMDSEALKAGQGLFLQNCSQCHGSDARGQKGFPNLTDNAWLYGGEPQAIVTTIMEGRIGQMPGWKDALGEDGVQEVVSYTLSLSGRSVNAKEAEAGKARFVVCAACHGTDGKGNPAVGAPDLTDQNWLFGGSRADVTETVMNGRSGVMPAWKDILGEEKVQLVSAYVWSLSNSDN